CTACCTCTGAGATGACACAGGTTGCTTCAAAGGAAGTTGCCTCTAGCCTAGAACTATTCCATATGGATCGTGTGACTTGTGAGCTGGGTAATCGTCCCCTCTTTTCGATTGCTGATTTCACGTTTTACCAAGGAATTTCCTGTATCCTAGGTGATAATGGTGTTGGGAAATCAACCCTCTTTCGTTCCATTCTTCAATTTCAAAAGTATAGAGGGCGCATTACTTGGAAGGGTTCGGTCCTAAAAAAGAAAAAGAGTCTGTATCGTGACCTGACGGGTGTCGTTCAGGAAGCTGAGAAGCAATTTATCCGAGTCAGTCTGAGAGAGGAACTTCAATTAGATAGCTCAGACTCGGAAAGAAATCAGCGGATTCTACAAGCTTTACGATATTTTGATCTGGAGCAGGCGCTTGATAAGAGTCCCTATCAATTAAGTGGTGGCCAACAAAAGATTCTTCAGCTCTTGACCATCTTGACCAGCAAGGCTTCTGTGATTTTACTAGATGAACCTTTTGCTGGTTTAGATAATAGAGCCTGCGCCTATTTTTGTCAGTGGATTCTGGAGGACAGAAATCAAGGGAGAAGTTTTTTGATCATTAGCCATCGTTTAGATCCCTTGATTTCTGTGGTCGATTATTGGATTGAGATGACTAGTGAGGGTCTCCGTCATATTAAAGACGTGACCATCAGCAAACCTCTCACATCTCGGAGTATCAATACTCAAGGGGAGGTGAAGTAGTATGGTCAAAGTAGCAACCCAGACACCGATAATCGGTCTCTTCTTTCTAATTTTATCCTTGGAAACATCTTTCATTCCTTCGATTGCTCTTAATCTTTCAGTAGTCGCATTTTGCATTCTCTTCATGCTCTACTACCGTCGATTTAAATTGTTGGCTTGGATGCTTGTGCTCGCCATCTTACCATCCTTTGCCAACTACTGGGCAGTACAGTTACATGGGGATGCTTCGCAGGCAGTGATACTTGGAACGAGGGCCTTTGTGACGGTTTGTATCGGTCTTGTCTTTGTTTCCAGTATTTCCTTAAAAGAGCTTCTCTTGTACTTGGCTCAAAAGGGGTTATCACGGTCTTGGGCCTATGCCTTAATTGTGGTATTCAATGCCTTTCCCCTCATTCAACAAGAAATCAAGTCCCTCAAGGAAGCTTGCTTATTGCGTGGTCAAAAATTGCATGTTTGGTCTCCCCTGATTTACAGTAAGGTTCTGATGACAGTCTTTAGGTGGCGCCATCTTTACCTGAGAGCTCTATCTGCGCATGGATATGACGAGCATGCACAGTTGGAGAATAGTTATCGGACTTTTTATATTTCTCAGAGGACAAAATTGATCTACCTACTTTTCTTTTTATTGCTTCAAACCAGCCTATTTCTATAAAGGAGTTATTATGGAATTTACAGATATTGCGATGGAATTATCCAAGGAAGCTTGGCAGGCTTCCTTTCATCACCCCTTTGTTTTACAGTTACAAGAGGGGAATTTAGAACCTTCTATTTTCCGCTATTACCTGATTCAGGATGCCTACTACCTGAAGTCTTTTTCAGAAGCCTAT
This window of the Streptococcus sp. D7B5 genome carries:
- a CDS encoding energy-coupling factor transporter transmembrane component T, which translates into the protein MVKVATQTPIIGLFFLILSLETSFIPSIALNLSVVAFCILFMLYYRRFKLLAWMLVLAILPSFANYWAVQLHGDASQAVILGTRAFVTVCIGLVFVSSISLKELLLYLAQKGLSRSWAYALIVVFNAFPLIQQEIKSLKEACLLRGQKLHVWSPLIYSKVLMTVFRWRHLYLRALSAHGYDEHAQLENSYRTFYISQRTKLIYLLFFLLLQTSLFL
- a CDS encoding ABC transporter ATP-binding protein encodes the protein MGLELREIQSPIFSEPIDFTFHAQAFTLLVGSSGSGKSSLFQIIAQVTSLPYSGQVLIDGNQVSQLSIVERVQTVGILFQNPNHQFTMENLFEELIFTLENIGHPVQEIDSKIAEVVQQCRCEAILHRPIHHLSGGEKQKAALAVLFAMNPRVYLLDEPFASIDRKSRIEILEILKELASNGKTVILCDHDLSDYGAYIDHMVELRDGQLREVFQIPTSEMTQVASKEVASSLELFHMDRVTCELGNRPLFSIADFTFYQGISCILGDNGVGKSTLFRSILQFQKYRGRITWKGSVLKKKKSLYRDLTGVVQEAEKQFIRVSLREELQLDSSDSERNQRILQALRYFDLEQALDKSPYQLSGGQQKILQLLTILTSKASVILLDEPFAGLDNRACAYFCQWILEDRNQGRSFLIISHRLDPLISVVDYWIEMTSEGLRHIKDVTISKPLTSRSINTQGEVK